One window of Cydia strobilella chromosome 10, ilCydStro3.1, whole genome shotgun sequence genomic DNA carries:
- the LOC134744988 gene encoding replication factor C subunit 3, which translates to MSLWVDKHRPRDLTKLDFHKDQAVRLKNLVQQSDFPHLLVYGPSGAGKKTRIMCLLRELYGSGVERLRQETMTFTTPSNKKLEIMTVSSNYHIEVNPTDVGIYDRVVIMDLVKNVAQTHQIDSSGQREFKVVILNEVDDLTKDAQHALRRTMEKYVSTCRLILIANSISRVIPAIRSRCLTIRVPAPTEKEIASVLHNVCKKEGLNLPSELGLRIAKAADRNIRRALLMCEACKVQQYPFTADQKVPEPDWQVFIRETASMILSEQSPKKLGEVRQKLYELIIHGVPPDMIFGGLLKELVRNCDMAMKCQVASHAAKFEHRMRLGNKPIFHLEAFVAKFMAIYKKFVEESMGDMF; encoded by the coding sequence ATGAGTTTGTGGGTGGACAAACATCGTCCAAGAGATTTGACGAAACTAGATTTTCATAAAGACCAAGCCGTTCGCTTAAAAAATCTAGTTCAACAAAGCGATTTCCCACATTTACTTGTTTATGGCCCTTCTGGAGCTGGTAAAAAGACCCGAATCATGTGCTTATTGCGGGAGCTGTACGGTTCAGGAGTGGAGAGGTTAAGGCAAGAAACCATGACTTTTACTACTCCATCTAATAAGAAGCTTGAAATAATGACTGTAAGTAGCAATTACCATATTGAAGTTAATCCAACAGACGTCGGAATTTATGACAGAGTCGTAATTATGGACTTGGTCAAGAATGTTGCACAAACTCATCAGATAGATTCTTCTGGACAAAGAGAATTTAAAGTTGTGATCTTAAACGAAGTTGATGACCTTACCAAGGATGCTCAGCATGCCTTGCGCCGAACAATGGAGAAGTACGTGTCCACTTGCCGCCTTATTTTGATAGCGAACTCTATTTCGCGTGTGATACCTGCTATTAGATCGCGATGTCTGACTATTCGGGTTCCTGCACCTACAGAGAAAGAGATTGCTTCTGTGCTACACAATGTCTGCAAGAAAGAGGGCTTGAATCTGCCATCAGAGCTTGGTTTACGTATTGCCAAAGCAGCTGATAGGAATATCCGAAGGGCTCTGCTAATGTGTGAAGCCTGTAAAGTTCAACAATACCCATTCACTGCGGATCAAAAAGTTCCCGAACCTGACTGGCAAGTGTTTATAAGAGAAACGGCATCTATGATTCTGTCCGAACAGTCTCCAAAGAAGTTAGGAGAGGTGCGCCAGAAGTTATATGAATTAATAATACACGGTGTGCCACCAGATATGATTTTTGGTGGACTTTTGAAGGAATTGGTTCGGAATTGTGATATGGCGATGAAGTGTCAAGTAGCAAGTCATGCAGCCAAGTTTGAACATAGGATGCGTCTCGGAAACAAACCAATATTTCATTTGGAGGCTTTTGTTGCTAAATTTATGGCAATTTATAAAAAGTTTGTTGAGGAATCTATGGGAGAtatgttttag